TCAGGTCGGCCATCTCCGCTCCCATTTTCTTTTCGGCAGGGCTTGCACGACTTGTATAACTAAGTCAATTATGTCGAAACGCTAGGGGAGAGAGAAAATGGCGGAGCTCAGCGGCAAGACCGCGCTCGTCACCGGCGCGTCGCGTGGCATCGGCGCCGCGATCGCCCGCCGACTCGGGCAGGCGGGCGCGCATGTCGCGGTCAATTATGCGGGCAGCAAGGATGCCGCCGACGCGCTCGTCGCCGAGATCGTCGCCGATGGCGGCCAAGCCTTTGCGGTGCAGGCCGACGTCGGCACCATGGCGGGCATCGAGTCCATGCTCGCCGCGTGCGATGCGGCGTTCGGCGGCACCCCCAATCTCGACATCCTCGTCAACAACGCCGGGGTCGGCGGCGAGGGCGACGCGGGCAGCCTCCGGAAGTGCGACGAGGCGCTGTTCGACCGGATGATCGCGGTGAATCAGAAGGCGCCGCATTTCATCACCCAGCTCTGCCTCGATCGTCTCCGCGATGGTGGACGCATTCTCAACATCGGCTCGCTCGGCGGGCGCTCGGCGCTGCCGCCCTTCGCCGCCTATGCCGCGACCAAGCGCGCACTGCAGAGCCTGACGATGTCGACCGCGGTCGTCGTCGGCCCGCGCGGCATCACCTGCAACCTCGTCGCCCCCGGCGCAGTCGATACCGAATTCAACAAGACGCTCTCCGAAAAGCCCGGCTGGGCCGAGGCGACGTCGAAGCTCACCCCGATGAAGCGCCTCGGCGTGCCACAGGATATCGCGGGCGCGGTGATGATGCTCTGCCGCGACGAGGCGCATTGGGTCACCGGCCAGATCGTCGAAGCGAGCGGAGGGCTGTTCCTGTGAGCGACCTTGTTGGCAAGACCGCGCTCGTCACCGGCGGCTCGCGCGGTATCGGCGCCGCGATCGTGCGGCGGCTGGGGCAGGCGGGGGCGCATGCCGCGGTGAACTATGCGGGCAGCAAGGACGCCGCCGAGGCGCTGGTCGCCGAGATCGAAGCGGCGGGCGGCAGGGCCTTCGCGGTGCAGGCCGACGTCTCGTCGCTTGTGGGGATCGAGGCGCTATTCGCTGCTTGCGACGCGGCCTTCGGCGGCGCGCCCAATCTCGACATATTGATCAACAACGCCGGGGTTGGCCGCGGCGGACGCGACGGCACGCTCAAGGGCGCGGGCGAGGCGCTGTTCGACGAACTTTTCACGGTCAATGTGAAGGGCCCGCATTTCGTGACGCAAGCCGCGCTGCCGCGGCTGCGCGACGGTGGGCGGATCGTCAACATCGGGTCGATGTCGGGCAAGGTCGGCCAACCCTTCGCTGCCAGCTATGCGATGACCAAGCGTGCGATCCAGAGCCTGACCTTCTCGACCGCGCTCGCGGTCGCCAAGCGGCAGATCACCTGCAACTGCATCGCCCCCGGCGCGGTCGCGACCGAATTCATCGCCGCGCTTCGCGAACAGCCGGGCTGGGACGAAGCGACCGCGAAACACACCCCAATGGGCCGCCTCGGCGAGCCCGAGGATATCGCAGGCGCGGTGATGATGCTGCTCGGCGACGATGCGCGCTGGGTCACCGGGCAGGTGATCGAGGCGAGCGGAGGCCTCGCGCTCTGATGGCGCTGATGACCGAAAAATTGCGCGCGATCATGGCGCTCGATCCCGACCGGACGCAGATCGATTTCGGCGGTACCGACTATAGCTGGCGCCAGATCGCCGACACCGTCCGCGCGATCGAGGCGGCGCTCGATGCGATGGGTCTGCCCGAGGACGCGCGTGTCGGCGTCATGCTGCGCAACCGCCCCGGCCATGTCGCCGCCATCGTTGCGGTGCTTTCGACTGACCGCTGCATCGTGACGCTCAACCCGATCCTGCCCGACGCGAAGCTCTTCGCCGACGTCGAACAACTCGGCCTGCCCGCGATCATCGCCGACGCCACGGACCTCGCGCGCCCGGGCCTCGCCGAAGCGCTCGCCCGTGCCGGTTCGGCGGTGATCGAAATCGACCCTTTTCTGGACGGCGTGCGCGTCGTGCAGGGCGAGGTCCGCACGCAAATCCAGACCTCGCCCGGCGTCGCGATCGAGATGCTCACCAGCGGCACCACCGGCACGCCCAAGCGCGTACCGCTCAGCCGCGACGCCTTCGACGCCAGCTTTCGCGGCTTCACCAAATATGAGCGCGGGCGCAGCTTCGACGATCCGCCGCGGCTCAATTCGGGCTGCACGATGGTGGTCAACCCGCTCACCCATATCGGCGGCATCTACGGCTGCATCGGCGCGCTCGCGGCGGGGCGGCGGATCGCGCTGCTCGAAAAATTCAGCGTCGACGCCTGGGTGTCTGCGGTGCGCCGCAACCGCCCCGCAGTTGCCTCGGCGGTCCCGTCGGCGGTGCGCATGCTGCTCGATGCCGACGTCGATCCCGCAGACTTATCCAGCCTCAAGTCGCTGATCACCGGCACCGCGCCGCTCTCGCCCGACCTCGTCGACGCCTTCATGGCGAAGTACGGCATTCCGATCTGCAGCAATTATGGCGCAACCGAATTCGCCGGCGCGATCGCCGGCTGGACGATCGACGATTTCCGAAAGCTCTGGCCCGAAAAGCGCGGCGCGGTCGGCCGCGTCCACGCCGATATCGAGGCGCGCATCGTCGATGCCGAAACCGGAGCGATCCTGCCGCACGGCACAGGGGGCCTGCTCGAGATCAAGGGTCAGCAGCTCGGCAACGACCTTGAATGGCTGCGCACTACCGACCGCGCCGTCCTCGACGCCGACCGCTTCCTCTTCATCAGGGGCCGCGCCGATAATGCGATCATCCGCGGCGGCTTCAAGATTCACCCCGACGATGTCGTCACCGCGCTGAACGACCATCCGGCGATCCGCGAGTCCGCAGTCGTCGGCGTGCCCGACGAGCGCCTCGGCGCCGTCCCCGCCGCCGCGATCATCCTCAAGGACGGCGCCCCCACGCCCGCGGCCGACGACCTCAAAGTATGGCTCAAAGACCGGCTGATCGCCTATCAGGTCCCGGTTCATATCCGCATCGTTCCCGACTTCCCGCGCACCCCGTCGATGAAGCCCTCGGCGCCGGGGCTGCGCGCGCTATTTGCAGGAGAGAGCTGATGGAAAGCTTCGCTGGAAAATCGGTGATCGTCACCGGCGGCGGCAAAGGAGTCGGGCGCGGCATCGCCGAGGCCTTCGCCGCCGCAGGCGCCGAAGTGATGCTCGGCGCGCGCACCATCTCCTACGCGGAAGATGTGAAGGCGGGGATCGAGAAGGCCGGTGGCATCGCCGAATGTTTCGCGGCCGACATAGCGAAACACGCCGACTGCCGCGCGCTCGTCGAGGCAACCGTGCAGGCCTTCCGTGGCGTCGATATCGTCGTCCACGCCGCCGCTGACATCCCGCACGGCGGGCTCGGTCATGTCGACGACGACCGGCTCGAGGCGGGCTTCGCGAGCATCGCCAAGGCGGCCTGGTGGCTGCTCGACGCCGCGCGGCCACATCTGTCGAAAGCGACCGATGGCGGCCGTTTCATCGCGATCGGTTCGATCAACGGCACCTTCAACGTCGTCCCCAACATGACCGCCTATGGCATGGCGAAGGCCGCGCTCGACGCTTTCATCCGCGCCGCCGCGGGCGATGTCGTCGGCGAGGGAATCACCGTCAACGCGATCAACCCCGGCCTCGTCGCCAGCGATCGCGCCAAGGCGGTGCTCGGCGACGAAGGCCTCGCCGCTTATGGTGCGACCGTTCCTGTCGGCCGCGCGGGCACGCCCGCCGACATCGCGCATGCCGCGCTGTTCCTCGCGTCGGCGCGCTCGGACTATATCACCGGCACGACGATCAAGATGGACGGCGGCTCGACCGTCGCAGCGTCGCCGGGGCGCAACGACATCCTGCAGGACCGGCTCAAGCTTCAGCGCGGAAAGGCGCCCTGACATGGACCTCGGGATCAAGGGCAAGGTCGCGCTGGTCTTCGGCGGTTCGAAGGGCATCGGCCTCGGCTGCGTGCGTGAATTTGCGCGCGAAGGGTGCAGTACCGTTATCGCGGCGCGGACGCAGGCGACCATCGATGCTGCCGTCGCCGAAGTGCAGGCAGCGGGCGGTGCGGTCATCGGCATCTCCGCCGACTGCACCCGCAAGGACGGGATCGCCCGGGCAGTGCAGGCCGCGACCGACGCGTTCGCCCCGCCCGATATTCTCATCTTCAACGTCGACTCCGGCCCCAAGGGCAGCTTTCTCGACGTCGACGACGACACGTTCGCCGCCGCGAACAATAACAATGTTATGGCCTTTCGCTGGGCGGTTCAGGCGGTCATCCCGCATATGCAAAGGCAGGGCTGGGGCCGCATCCTCACTATCGGCACCAATTCGGTAAAGGCGCCGCACCGCAAGCTCGCGCGCGCAGCGCAGAACACCTATCGCGTCGGCGCGCTCGCGCTGTCGAAGACGCTCTCGGCCGAGCTCGGCCCGATGGGGATCACCGTCAACACGCTCGGCACCGGGGCAATCGCAACGCCGCAGTTCAAGGAGGTGTTCACCAAGATCGCCGCCGAGCATGGCCAGTCCTATGACGAGCATATCGCTGTACGGACGAGCGCCTATCCGATCCCGCGTATGGGGACGCCCGAGGATATGGCTGCCGCAGCGGCCTTCCTCTGCTCCGACCGCGCCGGCTTCATCACCGGGCAGGTGCTCGTCGTGGATGGCGGCAATCTGGAAGTTCTGCAATAATTAGCAATCAAAGGAAGTAAGGCATGAAACTCGACAGCAATATCGCAGCGGTGGTGACCGGCGGCGCCTCGGGCCTCGGCCGCGCCAGCGCCGAAGCGCTCGCCGGTGCAGGGGTGAAGGTTGCGATCTTCGACGTCAACGAAGAGGGCGGGAAGGCGGTCGCCGATGCGATCGGCGGCGTCTTCTGCAAGGTCGACATTACCAGCGAGGACAGTGTGCTCGCGGGCTATGAAGCGTCGCGCGCGGCGCACGGGCAGGAGCGTGTCCTCGTCCATTGCGCGCAGATATCGAAGGGCGGGAAAACGGTCCGCTACGACAAGACCACCGGTGGTTATGTCCGTTATTCGACCGATGATTATGCCTTCTCGGCGCAGGGCATCCTCATCGCCAGTTATCGCCTCGCATCGCTCGCCGCGCTTGGTATGGCCAATGCCGATCCGCTGAACGAGGATGGCGAACGTGGTTCGATCGTGCTCACCGCGTCGGCCGCGGCGCAGGATGCGCAGATCGGGCAGGTCGGTTACGGCTCTTTGAAGGCCGGAGTGAACGGTCTTGTCCTGCCGATGGCGCGCGATCTGATGGACATCGGCATCCGCGTCAATTCGATCATGCCGGGTATTTTCGCGACGCCGCCGATGTTGGCGGTGAAGGACAAGGCGCCCGCGATCTTCGAGGGGCTGGCGGCGTCGGTGCCGTTTCCGAAGCGCCTCGGCAAGCCCGAGGAATTCGGGTCGCTTGTCCTTGAACTTGCGCGCAACAGCTATTTCAACGGGCAGAATCTGCGTCTCGACGGCGCGATCCGCATGCCGCCCAAATAGACCGGAACAGGACAGAGATTTGAACGCACCCCAGCAGTTTCCGTTTGCCCGCCAGTCGGCGGGTCCCGCGCCGCTGCGCCGTCCGGGGTCGATCCGGCGGACCACGTCGATCGATTCGGACTGGCCCGACGGCTTCGGCGAACCATGGATCATGACCGGGCGGGGACGCGACTTGCTGACCCCGTTCGATGGTGGTGCGATCGAGGTTGCGAGCGGCGGTTTCACCATCAAGGCGTCGCCGCTGCGCGAGATACTGGCGATCGATATCTCCGCCGACCATCCACGGGTCGACGAGATGGTCGGGGTGCGCGCGGGCGGCGCGAGCCGGACGGCACTGGCCGACGTGCTGGGCGACCTGCGCGGCACGCCGCTGTTCCAGGTGCTCGACGATTATGCCGGTGCCAGTCTTGTCGCCGGGTGGATCTGGTCGCGCTGGAGCGACGACTGGCATCAGCGGATGGCGAGCAACCGCGCCAGATCGGGCGCGAGCAGCAAGGGGCGGATGGTCAACATTTGTACCGGCTTCACCGAAGGCGGCAGTTCGCTGACCGCGGACGGCGACGTCGATCACAGCGACCAGTCGGCGACCGAGGTCGGCCCGCTGGCGAATCCCGACGACCCTATCGGCTGGCACGACATGCCGGTGCAACAGGGACGCCCGCTCGCCCGCCGGGCACGGCGAATCGACGTGTGGCGCGGCGAAGGGGTGCTGAAGGTCGATGCCGCCTTTCAGGACAGCGGCCCGAACCCGCAGGGGACGCGTACCGCGATCCACGAATATCGCGTTTATGCAGAGGTCGCCGAACGCAACGGCACCTTGCTTTCGCTCCAGGCGCTGCCGCTGATCCTGCCGTTCCGCGAATGCCCCGGCGCCTCGATGAAGGCGACGCGGATGGTCGGGCAGCACGTCGGCGAGTTCCGGCAGGCGGTTCTCGACACGCTGGTCGGCACGGTCGGCTGCACCCACCTCAATGACGTCCTGCGTGCGCTGGCCGACGTCCCCGTCTTGGCAAGTTTGTTGCCGAAAGAAGCGGAGTAGCGCGATTTTTTCGCCCTTTCCGCAGCGGAAGGCGTAATCCACTTGTCTGTCTTGTTAGACTTAGTTATATAACTGGCCAAGCGAGGACGCCAGGAAGCCTCGTGGGGAGGATGTTGACCATGATTTTCAAGCAGAATCGCGATTCGGCCCGATTGCTTGCGGCGGTCTCGCTTGGCGCGATTGCGCTTTCGGCTGTCCCCGCCTTTGCCCAGGCGGCGCCCGAAGAGACCCAATATGACGATGACGCGATCGTCGTCATCGGCGTGACCAAGCAGGACGCGAACATCCAGGAAACGCCGATCGCGATCACCGCATTCAGCGGCGAGACGCTGACCGAACAGGGCATTTCGAAGGTCGAAGACATCGCGAGCTTCACCCCCGGGTTCAACATCCGCGGTGCGGGCAACAATCCCACCGCCTTCTCGCTCGCGATGCGCGGGCAGGTCCAGAACGACAATATCGCGACGCTCGAGCCATCGGTCGGTACCTATCTCGACGAAATGTATATCGCGCGCGCCTATGGCCTCAACGTCGAACTCGTCGATGTCGAAAGCGTCCAGGTGCTCAAAGGTCCGCAGGGAACACTCTTCGGCCGCAACACCTCGGCGGGTGCGGTGCTGATCCAGACCGCCAATCCGCGCTATGACGAAATCTCGGGCAAGATGAGCGCGACCTATGGCCGCTTCGACGAGCGCACCGGTCAGGCGGTGCTCAACCTCGGCCTGTCGGATAGTCTCGCGATCCGCGGCGCGCTCTATTACCAGAAGCGCGACGGGTACAAGACCGACATCAATACCGGCGCGAAATATGAAGGCCGCGAGACGTGGAACGGCCGCGTTAAGCTCGGCTGGAAGCCGACCGACACGTTCGAAATCCTGCTGTCGGGCGAATGGTACGACACCTATATCGACGGGCCCGTCCGACAGAACTTGTTCTTTAACGCGCCCGCGGCTTTCGGTCCGGCAAAGCCAATCGTCGACGGTATCGCTGCGGCCGAGCGCGAAGAATTCGGCGGCAATCCGAATCTTGCCGCGCTCACGCCTCCGTCGGCGGTAATCGGCGCCGACCCGCGCGGGCCGTTCAACAAGACGCAGACGCAGACCTACACCGCCAAATTCATCCTCGACACCAGCTTTGGTCAGGTCCGCTGGATTAACGGCTATCGCGGCGTCCAGAGCGAGAATATCATCGACCTCGACGGATCGAGCTTTGCCGGGCATTTCACCGAGGGAACGCAGGATCTGAAGCAATATTCGACCGAGCTTCAGGCCACCGGGACGGCGTTCGACGATCGGCTCAACTTCGCAACTGGCATCACCTATTTTCGTGAAACCGGTTTCGACCAGTCGCGCTCGAACCTGTTCAACGGCAAGTTTGCCGCAGGACCGACTGTGCCGGCGGAATTCGTCGGAAGGACGAGCTGGTCGAACTTCTCGGGCACGCTCGATAACGACAGCTTCGGCATGTACGGCCAGCTCAACTATGCGCTGACCGACCGGTTCAACGTTACCGGCGGCCTGCGCTATTCGATCGACGACAAGCGTGTGATCACGCAGTCGGGCGACGTCGTCGACAACACCGACCAGTTCGTCCGCTGTACGCCGGCAACGGTCGCGATCCCCTGCGATCGCGAACGGCACAAGACCTTCACCAACCTGTCGTATACGATCGGTGCCGACTATGACGTGACCGACGATATCCTGATCTATGCCAAGCACAGCAAGGGCTATCGTTCGGGCGCGCTACAGCTTCGCACGGTTACGCTCGCGGATTCGATCCCGTCGGATCCCGAAATCGTCAACGAGCAGGAAATCGGTATCAAGACGACCTTCCTGGGCGGCCGGGCGCGCTTCAACATCGCGGGATATCATAACAAGGTGCGCGATGCGCAGCGGAGCCCTGTCCTCGCGCCGAATGGCGTCAGCCAGACGGTGATCGAGAACGCCGACACCGAAACCTGGGGCGTCGAAGCGGATGCGTCATTCGAGGTTGTGGACGGCTTCACCATCTTTGGGTCGGGCGCGCTCACCGATCCCAAATACACGCGTTACGAAGGCAAGGCGCTTGCCGGCATCCCGCCGGCGCAGACCATCGTGACGGTCGACAAAAGCGATTATCTGCTCATCGGTATTGTCAAGAAGCAGTTCACTGTCGGCGCCAACCTGAAACAGGATCTTGGCGGGGTCGGGCTCGACGCCAACATCGTCTATGCCTGGCAGGGCAAGATGCCGCAGATCGACATTCCGGTGAACATGTTCACTTCGACCGCGCCCGGTGGCCTCGGGCTGACACAGGCACAGGCCGATCAGCTTGCCGCCGTTGCCCAGTCGGGATCGCTCGGCCTGCTCAATGCCCGCGTCGCGCTCAGCTTCGGCCCCGAAAAGAATTTCGAGGTCGCGCTATGGGGCAAGAACCTGACCAATGATCAGGAACAGCAATATACGCTGCTGCTCAGCAACATCTATGTCGGCACCTCGTACAACGAACCGCGCAGCTACGGCGTGACCGCCAGCGTCAAATTCTAGGACCACAGGGCGCTCCTCTGGAGCAATGGGGGAGGGACGGCGTTGCCGGACCTCCCTCTTTTTTTCGCGAAAGGAGAGCCATGCCTTCAGAAATGTCTAGCCGCCGCGGCCTTACGCTCGGCCTGCTCGTAGTCGTCGCGATCCTGAGCTATGTCGACCGGCAAGTTTTCACGCTGTTTCAGGACGACATCAAGGTCGAACTCGGCCTTGATGACGGCCAGCTCGGCTTGCTTACCGGCATCGCATTCGCTGCATTTTACGCGCTCGCTGCTTTTCCGATCGCGCGTTACGCCGACCGCGGCGACCGGCGGCTGGTGATCGCCGTCTGCGTTTCGATCTGGAGCGCCGCGACCGCGGTTTCGGCCTTCGCGCACAGCTTCGTTCAGATGTTGCTGGCGCGCATAGGTCTCGCCGCGGCCGAGGCGGGCGCCGGCCCGGCCGGGATGTCGCTGCTCACCGATATTTTCCCCAAGGAACGCCGCACGACGATCATCTCTATCATGCTCGCCGCCAACGCTGTCGGCCTGTCGGGCGGGCTCGCGCTCGCGGGCTGGCTCTCGCAATGGTATGACTGGCGCACGGTGTTCCTGATCGTCGGCCTGCCCGGGATCGCGGTGGGCCTGCTTGTCTATCTGCTCGCCGCCGAGCCGCGCCGGCGCGGTGTTGCCGAACCCGCCCCGGTACAGCAAACGAGCCTCGGCGAGGTGCTGCGCACGATGGCATCGAACCCGTCGCTGCGCTGGGTTGGCCTGTTGCTCTGCATGGTTCCGCTCACCGGCTTTGCCTTCATCCTGTGGGGGGCGTCCTTCTTTCAGCGCGTGCATGGCATGGACAAGACCGAAACCGGTTTCTGGCTCGGCGGTGCAATGGCGGCGGGGCTCGTCATCGGCAATCTTGTCGCCGGATGGGTAAGCGACCGTTACGGCCACGCGAAGCCAGGTTTCAACGGCTGGTTCGCCGGCCTCGGGTTGCTGGTTTCCTTTCCTTTCGGCGTCGGGTTCGCGCTGACCAGTAACGCTTATGTCGCGCTCGCCTGTTTCGTCGTCGTCAAATTCATGATGACGCTGCACCTCGGGCCGATCATCTCGCTCTGCTTCGCGCAGGTGCCGGTGCAGATGCGCGCGATGATGTCGGCGACGATCAACATGTTCATCGGCCTCGCCGGTGTCGGGCTGGGTGGGACAGTCGCGGGCTACCTCAGCAAGGCCTTCACGCCGAGCTATGGCGAGCTTTCGCTGCAGCCGTCGCTGGCGATCCTGTCGTGCTGCCTGCTGGTCGGCGGCATCGCCGCGATCATGGCGGGGCGGACGGCCCGGCCGATCGAGGAATAGAGGGCTGCCTCTCCCTTCGAAGGGGAGGGGCCGTTGATCAGGCCGCGGCCTTCGCGCTCGTCACCACCTCCGGTGTCACACCGAACAGCCGCGCGGCATTCAGCCCCAATATATTCCGCCGCACCTCGTCGCTGACGGCCATCCCTTCGAACAACTCGTCGATGATCCGGCGGCTGACGGGGAAGGTCCCTTCGGCGTGCGGATAGTCCGAACCCCACATCACATTCTTCGCCCCCGGCAGCCCTGCCGCCGCCGAAGCGATGCACGCGCGGTCGTGCTGGAAGCTCGCCCAGACCTGGTCGTCGATGATCCGGCTCGGCGCGCGGCCGAGTTTCGGGAGAACGAAGTTGGCGTGCGCGACCGACACCTCGTCCATGCGCTCGGCCAGCGCGACCAGCCAACTCGCACCGCTTTCGATGAAGGCGACCTTGGCGCCCGGACTGCGGTCGAGGACGCCGCCCGACACGAGATACATGACGCTATGCTGCGCATCGTTCATCTGGTTGGTGTAGTTGATGATCCCGGCGCCGGGGCCGCGCTCGACGATCACGCTTTCGAGGCCGGTGCCCGTGTGCATCACGAACACGATGCCCAGTGCCGCCGCCTTGGCGAAGACCGGATCCCATGCGTCGCTGTTATATTTGGGCAGCGTGGGCGGTGTCGTTGCCGGCAGCATCGCGGCGGTGAAGCCTTTCGAGGCCAGATAGTCGAGTTCGGCGAGCGTGTTCGAGAAATCGAGCACGGGTAGCATGCCGCAACGGACGAAGCGGTTCGGGTGGCCGCCGAGAAAACTGTCGTTCCAGTCGTTGTAGAGCCGCGCCGAGGCCGCTTCGGCGTCGGGATTGTCGAGGCAGTAGAGCCACAGGCCGAGCGACGGAAAGCAGATTTCCGCATCGATGCCCTCGAGCTCCATGTCCTCGAGCCGTCCGGGTATCTCGCGAATGCCCTTGCGCTGGGCATCGCCGAGTTGCTTTTCGCGATGTTGCCCGACGCGCAGGCGATAGATGATCTTGTCCTTCGTCCCGGTGACCAGATACTCGCCTTCCATCCGGGCGTGGATCGCATGATCCTTCAGCGACGCGGGCAGGCCGTCGAGGAAGATGTCCGCTGGCTCCATGATGTGGCTGTCGGCGCTGAACACAAAGGGTTTCATCGGGAAATCTCCTCACGACTCGCTTTTCGCATTTGCTCGATTAAAAGATACCTAGTTATATAAGTCAAGCGCCACATAGGATAGACAATTCGCAATATCGCGCATAAACAGGTATCTGTTATGGCAGTCCATCTTGAACCGCGCGGCCCGGCCGAAACCCTCGCCAGCCGCACCGCGCGCCAGCTCTCGCAGCTTAGCCTCGCGGCCGTCCCTGGCACGCACCTCGGTGCGGAGGACGAGTTGCTCGTACGCTTCGGCGTCAGCCGCCCGACGTTGCGCCAGGCTGCGAAGCTCGTAGAGCGCGACCGCCTGATCAGCATTCGGCGCGGTGCGCA
The Sphingopyxis macrogoltabida genome window above contains:
- a CDS encoding amidohydrolase family protein, producing the protein MKPFVFSADSHIMEPADIFLDGLPASLKDHAIHARMEGEYLVTGTKDKIIYRLRVGQHREKQLGDAQRKGIREIPGRLEDMELEGIDAEICFPSLGLWLYCLDNPDAEAASARLYNDWNDSFLGGHPNRFVRCGMLPVLDFSNTLAELDYLASKGFTAAMLPATTPPTLPKYNSDAWDPVFAKAAALGIVFVMHTGTGLESVIVERGPGAGIINYTNQMNDAQHSVMYLVSGGVLDRSPGAKVAFIESGASWLVALAERMDEVSVAHANFVLPKLGRAPSRIIDDQVWASFQHDRACIASAAAGLPGAKNVMWGSDYPHAEGTFPVSRRIIDELFEGMAVSDEVRRNILGLNAARLFGVTPEVVTSAKAAA